In Cytobacillus oceanisediminis, the following proteins share a genomic window:
- a CDS encoding ABC transporter permease subunit: MYFLIWIKKHALFCIGAVLLLILLAITFAGPYLPFVDRELSKITYILNEDKKPVIPPYPPSEDYLFGTDKSGRDLLSLIILGAKETILLVACITVLRYALAIPLSFLAHKKWMGTHLPLKWLNGLLSYIPTIIIVMLLAMLPPFLLTEYRPLFLLLIIGLAEMPRAAEMIKLEFDQISSKEYIYGGIAAGASPSRLFRTYYLPFLFSKLLVYMVTDLGKVMFLLGQLGFVGIFISQDLVQSMGGDWQLVNNSISWPMMLMKAFEDIRGPIWIPFFPAFAMTCAILTFNIIAQGLKSFFTKKVRYI, encoded by the coding sequence ATGTACTTTTTAATATGGATTAAGAAACATGCCTTATTTTGCATAGGAGCTGTTTTGCTGCTGATATTATTGGCAATCACGTTTGCCGGACCATATCTTCCTTTTGTAGACCGCGAGTTATCAAAGATTACATACATCCTTAATGAGGATAAAAAGCCAGTTATACCGCCTTATCCGCCATCAGAGGATTACCTATTCGGCACTGACAAAAGCGGAAGGGATTTGCTCAGCCTTATCATATTGGGAGCAAAAGAAACCATTTTGCTTGTTGCCTGTATAACTGTCCTGCGATACGCACTGGCTATTCCGCTCTCCTTTCTTGCACACAAAAAATGGATGGGTACACACCTACCCCTTAAATGGCTTAATGGACTGCTGTCATATATTCCAACCATCATCATTGTCATGCTTCTTGCCATGCTTCCGCCATTTTTGTTAACTGAATACCGCCCCCTATTCCTGCTCCTTATTATAGGTTTGGCAGAAATGCCCCGTGCTGCGGAAATGATAAAGCTGGAATTTGATCAAATTTCTTCTAAGGAATACATATATGGAGGGATTGCTGCCGGAGCTTCACCTTCCAGGCTTTTCAGAACTTACTATCTGCCTTTTCTATTCAGTAAGCTTCTTGTATATATGGTTACAGACCTTGGAAAAGTCATGTTTTTGCTTGGTCAATTAGGGTTTGTCGGCATTTTTATTTCCCAGGATTTAGTTCAATCCATGGGAGGAGATTGGCAATTGGTCAATAATTCGATTTCATGGCCTATGATGCTGATGAAAGCCTTTGAGGATATAAGAGGCCCGATTTGGATTCCTTTCTTCCCGGCATTTGCAATGACCTGTGCCATCTTAACTTTTAATATAATCGCTCAGGGATTAAAATCATTTTTCACCAAGAAGGTCCGTTATATTTAA
- a CDS encoding ribonuclease H-like domain-containing protein, with protein MSIKNKLNRLKGHLGTDSNKQPSFVQNPENKIEVPFKEVWANEGVYPYYFEDSYCLVREKEYSLDQMHGIYSFGHFTAAVEAWNSTSISHPLSASGHGPENLFFFDTETTGLGGGTGNTIFLLGQASLQGSKIKLKQHILPHPGAEIPLYKSFLESIDYSTMVTYNGKAFDWPQVKTRHTLLREHVPKLPPFGHFDLYHAARRMWKHKLERIKLAAVEKDVLGIERKDDIPGFLAPMIYFDFIERKDPEGMLGIIKHNEIDILSLISLYTHLSFQILQLDEKQTSRELYEVGRWLSALGESSQAKTAFNKISEGESLEALDARFALAYEHKKHKNWVEAAKLWRDTADKGGMNERLISCIELAKIYEHRLKDLSKAFIYARKAMDLFDEIRKEETNIKKEELSKRIGRLERKCKGT; from the coding sequence TTGTCCATTAAAAATAAGCTGAACAGGCTAAAGGGCCATCTTGGTACAGATAGTAATAAACAGCCCTCATTCGTCCAAAACCCTGAGAATAAGATCGAGGTCCCATTTAAAGAAGTTTGGGCTAATGAAGGTGTTTATCCGTATTATTTTGAAGACTCCTACTGCCTTGTAAGGGAAAAAGAATACAGTCTTGATCAAATGCATGGAATCTATTCTTTCGGGCACTTTACAGCAGCAGTGGAGGCCTGGAATTCTACAAGCATCAGTCATCCCCTGTCTGCTTCCGGTCACGGGCCGGAAAATCTTTTCTTTTTTGATACAGAGACAACAGGATTGGGCGGAGGGACTGGCAATACTATATTCCTGCTTGGCCAAGCCAGTCTGCAGGGAAGCAAAATAAAGCTGAAACAGCATATCCTTCCTCACCCAGGCGCTGAGATACCTTTGTATAAAAGCTTTCTGGAAAGCATTGATTATTCAACAATGGTGACATACAACGGGAAAGCTTTCGACTGGCCGCAGGTAAAAACGAGACATACCCTCCTAAGGGAGCATGTCCCAAAACTGCCTCCATTTGGCCATTTCGATTTATATCATGCTGCAAGGAGAATGTGGAAGCACAAACTCGAGAGAATAAAGCTTGCTGCAGTAGAAAAAGATGTTCTGGGGATTGAAAGAAAAGACGATATTCCCGGTTTTCTCGCACCGATGATTTACTTTGATTTTATTGAAAGAAAAGATCCTGAAGGCATGCTGGGAATCATAAAACATAATGAAATTGATATTTTATCCCTGATCAGCCTGTATACACATCTTTCTTTCCAGATACTGCAGCTCGATGAAAAACAGACCTCCCGAGAGCTTTATGAAGTAGGAAGGTGGCTTTCAGCACTGGGAGAATCTTCACAGGCAAAAACAGCTTTCAATAAGATATCTGAAGGAGAATCTCTGGAAGCATTAGATGCCAGGTTTGCGCTGGCTTATGAGCATAAGAAACATAAAAATTGGGTCGAGGCCGCTAAATTATGGAGGGATACAGCGGATAAAGGCGGAATGAATGAGAGGTTAATATCCTGCATTGAACTGGCTAAGATTTATGAGCATCGGCTAAAGGATTTAAGCAAGGCTTTCATATATGCAAGAAAAGCGATGGACCTTTTCGATGAGATCAGAAAAGAAGAGACGAATATTAAAAAGGAAGAACTCAGTAAGCGGATTGGGCGGCTTGAAAGAAAGTGTAAAGGAACTTAA
- a CDS encoding ABC transporter permease subunit — MNKLLKINYSLIIGILMVAGLLFFSIFGPILAPHSLTSTMETQYTNGKVLAPPLEPFESSSYPLGTDKWGYDLLSMILYGLRYTVFIAAAVTIIKMALGTIIGLYAGTLKRTPGWLIAFENAWSYVPLFLILYFFLAPISFNSSLKQNVLILYFIVIASIISIPSIVSSVRLKTAELNKSVYIEAAKALGAGKNRLIWKHIFPQLKETFLVMFILEIVYVIALMGQLALLNIFVGGTIMRFDPIIYLSATKELSGLVGQARLNIYGNTHILVAPLAVLLYTTVSFSLLANGLKNRFQSNYQRTPWIRTGHEPLIQPSRKQYGRKKKFWSFSAHKTAFSILVIAFAGAGIYVTAAKDANIGVKSGSHADYNIDLEMNGEGYFTANANIQMKNQSNEEWKELVFYFIPNVFTEGHTFDSVEGTSEADIRKVTVNGKKASFMLKGDTLTINLRPEMKDKSRHNVKIEYGFTVPDKGSRFSKVDTNYYLAQWYPMAAVYQKGKWNKEPYMEGLETFHTSFSDFSVSYKLPKGYSLASTADKDPAEGKNEGNIKAKKVRDFFIAVMKDMEVYETEAKDGVKVRLFSRSNHDKDPEASLTLAKNALTFYQDNIGDYPHEQLDIVLDDGQFMEYPGIVTINPYIDDKRFYDISIVHEIAHQYFYGVVANDPYNNAWIDEGITEFATSMYFYAGQNQAERQAFGISHFRMEAIEEAGLGRQYSNVPVNEVKHTGYIYGQPALEILQMIQEKYTLKGESPKAVGMQFLSDYYQNFRYKEVDTKEFISFTKDYFSVPTGYFNNWIDTSKLNS, encoded by the coding sequence ATGAATAAGCTGCTAAAAATAAATTACTCCTTGATTATCGGAATTCTTATGGTTGCAGGCCTGCTTTTTTTCAGCATATTTGGGCCTATTCTTGCACCGCATTCATTGACTTCAACAATGGAAACACAATATACAAACGGGAAGGTTTTGGCTCCGCCATTGGAGCCCTTTGAATCATCCTCCTATCCGCTGGGGACTGACAAATGGGGCTACGATCTTTTGTCCATGATTTTATATGGGTTAAGATACACTGTCTTTATTGCAGCTGCTGTTACGATCATTAAAATGGCTTTAGGAACAATCATCGGTTTGTATGCTGGCACCTTGAAAAGGACACCTGGCTGGCTGATTGCTTTCGAAAATGCATGGAGCTATGTTCCGCTGTTTCTGATCCTGTATTTTTTCCTGGCACCAATAAGCTTCAACAGCAGCCTTAAGCAAAATGTATTAATACTCTACTTTATAGTTATTGCATCAATCATCAGCATTCCCAGCATTGTATCATCTGTAAGGCTTAAAACCGCTGAATTAAATAAGTCCGTTTATATTGAAGCGGCCAAAGCACTGGGAGCTGGAAAAAACCGTTTAATCTGGAAGCATATTTTCCCTCAGTTAAAGGAAACTTTCCTTGTTATGTTTATACTTGAAATTGTGTATGTGATCGCTCTTATGGGCCAGCTGGCGCTTTTGAATATTTTTGTCGGCGGAACCATTATGAGATTTGACCCCATCATATACCTATCAGCTACAAAAGAGCTGTCAGGGCTTGTTGGGCAGGCGAGATTGAATATCTATGGAAACACTCATATATTAGTTGCGCCACTAGCGGTCCTTTTATATACCACAGTATCCTTCAGCCTGCTGGCAAATGGATTGAAGAATCGATTTCAGTCAAATTATCAGCGTACACCGTGGATTAGGACAGGGCATGAACCGTTAATTCAGCCTTCCAGAAAACAATATGGCCGAAAAAAGAAATTTTGGTCATTTTCTGCCCATAAAACAGCCTTTTCTATATTAGTCATAGCTTTTGCTGGTGCTGGAATCTATGTAACTGCCGCAAAAGACGCCAATATTGGCGTTAAAAGCGGGAGCCACGCGGATTACAACATTGATCTGGAAATGAATGGGGAAGGCTATTTCACTGCCAATGCAAATATCCAAATGAAAAACCAATCAAATGAAGAATGGAAAGAGCTTGTATTTTATTTCATTCCAAACGTTTTTACAGAGGGACATACATTTGATTCTGTCGAAGGCACATCTGAGGCAGATATCAGGAAGGTGACAGTGAACGGGAAAAAAGCGTCTTTTATGCTAAAGGGTGATACGTTAACCATAAATTTAAGACCTGAAATGAAAGATAAAAGCAGACATAATGTAAAGATCGAATATGGATTTACAGTCCCTGACAAAGGCAGCCGCTTTTCAAAAGTAGACACAAACTATTATCTTGCTCAATGGTACCCTATGGCTGCAGTTTATCAAAAAGGCAAATGGAATAAAGAGCCTTATATGGAAGGACTGGAAACATTTCATACAAGCTTCTCTGATTTCAGCGTTTCCTATAAGCTTCCAAAAGGATATTCTCTGGCTTCCACAGCAGACAAAGATCCGGCAGAAGGGAAAAATGAAGGGAATATTAAAGCCAAAAAGGTCAGAGACTTTTTCATTGCTGTCATGAAGGATATGGAAGTTTATGAAACGGAAGCGAAAGACGGCGTGAAGGTCAGATTATTTTCAAGGAGCAATCATGATAAAGACCCTGAAGCTTCCTTAACACTGGCCAAAAATGCATTAACATTCTATCAGGATAATATTGGAGACTACCCGCATGAGCAGCTTGACATCGTTTTGGATGATGGACAATTTATGGAATATCCCGGTATTGTAACCATTAACCCTTATATTGATGATAAAAGGTTTTATGATATTTCTATTGTTCATGAAATTGCTCATCAGTATTTTTACGGAGTAGTTGCCAATGACCCTTACAATAATGCATGGATTGATGAAGGAATTACTGAATTTGCCACCTCTATGTATTTCTATGCAGGTCAAAATCAGGCTGAAAGACAGGCATTTGGTATTTCCCATTTTCGAATGGAGGCCATTGAAGAAGCTGGCCTTGGCAGGCAATATTCAAATGTGCCGGTTAATGAGGTAAAGCATACAGGCTATATCTATGGGCAGCCTGCTCTGGAGATTTTACAAATGATTCAGGAAAAGTATACCTTAAAAGGGGAATCCCCTAAAGCAGTGGGGATGCAGTTCTTGTCCGATTATTATCAAAATTTCCGTTATAAAGAGGTCGATACGAAGGAGTTTATATCCTTCACAAAAGATTACTTCAGTGTTCCGACCGGCTATTTCAATAATTGGATTGATACATCTAAACTAAACAGCTAA
- a CDS encoding ABC transporter permease subunit: MVRALQQIFIIFILILLLAALPKIISVDPSIGSLDWSFESLPQIYGDFITEVSGGSLGTYQLGRQTRPIAEDIADNFFTSLLIVLIAVNASLVISLIFGVFISRFRLTKLFGAFLNILASIPDFIIIVMSMILAVKIYKMTGIRVISLRPDGGALNTWFPTVLAAIAPTLYLFKLVSVKYYQTSGEDYIKTAVAKGMGLNYINFQHVFKNLEPFIKSELIKVISLAIGNLFIIEHIMNVSGITKFIFQSNEVQPIAIGLFAMLLISLIVYISNRLIFYLFKRGFIYE, from the coding sequence ATGGTTCGTGCTCTGCAGCAAATATTTATCATATTTATATTAATTTTGCTTCTTGCGGCATTGCCAAAGATTATTTCTGTTGATCCATCAATCGGGAGTCTTGATTGGAGCTTTGAAAGTTTACCGCAGATTTATGGAGATTTTATTACGGAAGTAAGCGGGGGCAGCCTGGGTACCTATCAGCTTGGCCGGCAAACTCGTCCTATAGCCGAGGATATAGCTGATAACTTTTTTACCAGTCTGCTAATTGTATTGATTGCTGTGAATGCTTCCTTAGTTATAAGTCTTATTTTCGGGGTATTTATCAGCCGTTTCAGGCTTACTAAGCTTTTTGGGGCATTCTTAAATATCCTTGCCTCCATACCCGACTTTATTATCATTGTGATGTCTATGATTCTTGCCGTTAAAATATATAAGATGACGGGAATCAGAGTGATTTCACTCAGGCCGGATGGCGGAGCCCTTAATACCTGGTTTCCCACAGTGCTTGCAGCTATAGCTCCAACTCTATATTTATTTAAGCTTGTCTCGGTAAAATATTATCAAACAAGCGGGGAGGACTATATAAAGACTGCAGTTGCTAAAGGAATGGGCTTGAATTACATAAATTTTCAGCATGTATTTAAAAATTTAGAGCCATTTATTAAATCTGAGCTAATCAAAGTGATTTCCCTGGCCATTGGCAATCTCTTCATTATTGAACATATTATGAATGTTTCCGGCATAACTAAATTTATTTTTCAGAGCAATGAGGTCCAGCCGATTGCAATTGGCTTGTTTGCCATGCTTTTGATTTCTCTAATTGTCTATATCTCTAACAGACTCATATTCTATCTGTTTAAACGGGGTTTTATCTATGAATAA
- a CDS encoding YppG family protein yields MFGRVMNRANHLQPYGHLNQNLYIDPFYMGTNGQYYFREQPMQNYNNSAGQYSPYYLPYSMEYHQPPQMAGLQQSYSQQPYPQHNYGPGYYPQTGSKNAGVFQNPLESEDYYGTQANKSAAQQIPYMNPYPKQSFIPKQPSGVQSIMNSFKAQDGSLDLNKMVDTAGQMMSAVTQVSSMVKGIGGIFKA; encoded by the coding sequence ATGTTTGGCCGAGTAATGAATAGAGCGAACCATCTGCAGCCATACGGCCATTTAAATCAAAATCTTTACATTGATCCATTTTATATGGGGACGAATGGCCAATATTATTTTAGGGAGCAGCCAATGCAGAATTATAATAATTCTGCTGGACAGTATAGCCCTTATTATTTGCCTTATAGTATGGAATATCATCAGCCGCCTCAGATGGCAGGACTACAGCAAAGTTATTCACAACAGCCCTATCCGCAGCATAATTATGGCCCAGGATATTACCCACAGACCGGTTCGAAAAATGCTGGTGTTTTTCAAAACCCATTAGAATCTGAAGATTATTATGGAACTCAAGCAAACAAGTCCGCTGCACAGCAAATACCGTATATGAATCCGTATCCGAAACAATCATTCATTCCTAAGCAGCCATCCGGAGTGCAAAGCATTATGAATTCCTTTAAAGCCCAGGATGGTTCGCTTGATCTTAATAAAATGGTGGACACCGCAGGTCAGATGATGTCTGCTGTAACGCAAGTATCATCAATGGTAAAAGGGATTGGCGGAATATTTAAAGCTTAA
- a CDS encoding Crp/Fnr family transcriptional regulator: MRAEEIKGVLSQFSLFKELNNEELDKVVEISISREWKKGSHVFLQDDPLDNVYFINNGRVKIYRSDINGKEQIVAILTKGEMFPHVGFFRKGGYPAFSEVLENSQLVVVPISQFEKVLIENPELCIKVFKVLGEKIVDLQERLEAQILNNTYEQIIKLLVRLAKMHGKKLENGSFLLKGDFTNKDLANMIGTTRETVSRTLTKMKKEMLIETDQDGHLIINPDHLLETIF, from the coding sequence ATGAGAGCAGAAGAAATTAAGGGAGTTCTTTCCCAGTTCTCTCTTTTTAAAGAACTGAACAATGAAGAGCTGGATAAAGTGGTAGAGATATCAATTTCACGGGAATGGAAAAAAGGAAGTCATGTTTTTCTTCAGGATGACCCGCTGGATAATGTTTATTTCATTAACAACGGCAGAGTTAAGATTTATAGAAGTGATATTAATGGAAAAGAGCAGATTGTTGCCATCTTAACAAAAGGCGAGATGTTCCCACATGTAGGATTTTTCAGAAAAGGGGGGTATCCGGCTTTTTCCGAGGTACTTGAAAACTCTCAGCTCGTTGTTGTGCCAATTTCGCAATTTGAAAAGGTACTAATTGAGAATCCGGAGCTATGCATTAAGGTGTTTAAAGTTCTGGGCGAGAAGATTGTCGATCTGCAGGAGCGGCTGGAAGCGCAAATTTTAAACAATACATATGAACAAATCATCAAATTGCTTGTCCGCCTTGCCAAAATGCATGGGAAAAAGCTTGAAAACGGCAGCTTTCTTTTAAAAGGGGACTTTACCAATAAAGACCTTGCCAATATGATTGGCACTACCAGGGAAACGGTCAGCAGGACTTTAACAAAAATGAAAAAAGAAATGTTAATTGAAACAGATCAGGATGGACATTTAATCATAAACCCTGATCATCTCTTAGAGACAATCTTTTAA
- a CDS encoding CotD family spore coat protein — protein sequence MYCRPRPSQVMPAVVHPTKCCVTHSFQNIVVPHIHPTHHTHVNHINYENQHSYPHTQSNVNQVTQSNVNMGPRPGVAGAYSPGMGPGMGMGPGYGGPGMGMGPGYGGPGTGVAGASTGMGPKQGPSFSGR from the coding sequence ATGTATTGCAGACCAAGACCTTCGCAGGTGATGCCTGCTGTTGTTCATCCGACAAAATGCTGTGTAACTCATTCGTTCCAGAACATTGTGGTTCCACACATTCATCCTACACATCATACTCATGTAAACCACATTAACTATGAGAATCAGCATTCTTACCCGCATACGCAGTCAAATGTGAACCAGGTGACACAATCGAATGTTAATATGGGACCAAGACCAGGCGTTGCAGGTGCATATAGCCCAGGAATGGGTCCAGGTATGGGAATGGGCCCTGGATATGGCGGACCAGGTATGGGAATGGGTCCTGGATATGGCGGACCAGGTACTGGCGTAGCAGGAGCATCAACCGGAATGGGTCCAAAACAAGGTCCAAGTTTTTCCGGCAGATAA
- a CDS encoding Hsp20 family protein, with translation MEDPKKKDRNEPFGDLMKSMNQLFHEKPVRGFLQTMDDFFKNPFPTSSSFHVDVAETEKEHIISAELPGINKEQIQIDILDNYITISVKSTEMITEEDEKNKVFRRQQSMQRSSRTVPLPQPVNEKKVKAVYQNGLLQITVPKQQGKRIVIDES, from the coding sequence ATGGAGGATCCAAAGAAAAAAGACCGAAATGAGCCATTTGGTGATTTAATGAAATCGATGAATCAGCTTTTCCATGAAAAACCCGTTAGAGGATTTCTGCAGACTATGGATGATTTCTTTAAGAATCCCTTCCCAACTTCTTCTTCCTTCCATGTCGATGTTGCAGAAACTGAAAAAGAACATATCATTAGTGCAGAACTTCCAGGAATAAATAAAGAGCAAATACAAATTGACATCCTGGACAATTATATAACCATTTCTGTCAAGTCCACTGAGATGATTACAGAAGAGGATGAGAAAAATAAAGTTTTCCGAAGACAGCAAAGCATGCAGCGTTCCAGCAGGACCGTTCCGCTTCCCCAGCCAGTTAATGAAAAGAAAGTAAAGGCAGTTTACCAAAATGGCCTTCTGCAAATCACAGTGCCAAAGCAGCAGGGAAAAAGAATCGTGATCGATGAGAGCTGA
- a CDS encoding ABC transporter permease translates to MLHSILKSAAVFLLILIGFILILLLPREQEITVFSAFHVEADYPFSFELYKERIQDFTDYILTEKGLGDARSGRPVSEESGIFVMRSIKIILPAFMVSMLLGTLMGALQFYRRKKFTGKLQNFLSWLFSSVPDFFLFIAIQYLLILMMQHGLPHFKLYGHENWYSFLLPLISLSVFPFLHMSRFTSAALENEMGEEYVRTTYAKGLGDFKALLHMLWNCWTPILNQAQLVMLYILSSLPIIEKLAGYNGAGKELLFSISSNDEIKALSLMLPFLFIMFITIIFSQIVKFWLVPKGRS, encoded by the coding sequence ATGCTGCACAGCATTTTAAAATCAGCAGCAGTATTTTTGTTAATACTAATTGGATTTATTCTGATTCTTCTTCTTCCCCGGGAACAAGAAATAACTGTTTTTTCGGCGTTTCATGTTGAAGCGGATTATCCCTTTAGCTTTGAATTATATAAAGAGAGAATACAAGATTTCACTGATTATATATTGACTGAAAAAGGTTTGGGTGATGCAAGGAGCGGACGCCCAGTCAGTGAGGAATCAGGGATATTTGTTATGCGGAGCATTAAGATTATATTACCGGCTTTCATGGTCAGCATGCTGCTTGGCACACTGATGGGTGCACTCCAATTTTACAGGAGAAAAAAATTCACCGGGAAGCTGCAGAACTTTCTTTCCTGGCTGTTTTCTTCCGTACCCGATTTTTTTCTTTTTATTGCCATTCAATATCTTTTGATTCTGATGATGCAGCATGGGCTGCCGCACTTTAAGCTTTATGGGCATGAAAATTGGTATAGCTTTTTACTGCCTCTCATTTCTTTATCCGTGTTTCCATTTCTTCATATGTCCCGTTTCACCTCGGCTGCACTTGAAAATGAAATGGGCGAAGAGTATGTGCGCACAACCTATGCAAAAGGGCTTGGCGACTTTAAAGCACTCCTGCATATGCTCTGGAATTGCTGGACCCCCATTTTGAACCAGGCGCAGCTGGTGATGCTCTATATCCTATCCAGTCTGCCAATCATAGAAAAGCTGGCAGGCTATAATGGAGCAGGCAAGGAGCTTCTATTCAGCATATCATCTAATGATGAAATTAAGGCACTGTCCCTTATGCTCCCTTTCCTCTTTATCATGTTTATAACTATTATCTTTTCACAGATAGTAAAATTCTGGCTCGTGCCAAAAGGAAGGTCGTGA
- a CDS encoding DEAD/DEAH box helicase — MKVRKNLPEIMKELISEQQYKDNIVHWHTIEEKEAKTAGLPEDIHPSLMEALQKRGITRLYTHQKTSYRTAMNGDSLVAVTPTASGKTLCYNLPVLQTIVNDPDARALYMFPTKALAQDQKSEINEIIQESGLDINSYTYDGDTPANIRQKVRRAGHVVITNPDMLHSAILPHHTKWVSLFENLKYVVIDELHIYRGVFGSHVANVIRRLSRICRFYGSDPIFICTSATIANPLELAEKLTEKPMKLVDNNGAPSGKKHFVFYNPPIVNKPLNIRRSATLEARKLAGELLKNKIQTIVFARSRVRVEILLTYLQELVKHKLGPKAIRGYRGGYLPTQRREIEKGLRSGEIYGVVSTNALELGVDIGQLQVCVMTGYPGTIASSWQQAGRAGRRHGESLVIMVASSNPLDQYVIQNPDYFFNKSPETARINPDNLIILVDHIKCAAYELPFNAGERFGTFETEEVLEYLAEERVLHQNGDKFYWMKDSFPAHNISLRSASQENVVIIDQSDIANVKVIGEMDRFSAMTLLHEEAIYLHQGTQFQVEMLDWEEKKAFVREVDVDYFTDANLAVELKVLEQDKLRTSTIGEVGFGDVSVVAMATIFKKIKFETHENIGSGPITLPEEELHTSSTWLSFNKESLNYKQDWLEQGLIGTAHALKHIVPLFVMSDPQDVHVVPQVKAAHNEKPTIFFYDRYPGGVGLSEKIFGGIEHIMHETMEMVSRCSCDHGCPSCIGTDTSSETAKKDVIRILSSFKNGVNSAGDRIVH; from the coding sequence ATGAAAGTGCGTAAAAATCTGCCGGAAATCATGAAAGAGCTTATATCTGAACAGCAATATAAAGATAATATTGTCCATTGGCATACAATAGAAGAAAAAGAGGCTAAGACTGCCGGCCTTCCGGAAGACATTCATCCATCTTTAATGGAAGCATTGCAAAAGAGGGGCATTACAAGGCTTTATACACATCAAAAAACATCTTATCGGACAGCCATGAATGGGGACAGTCTTGTTGCGGTAACTCCGACGGCCTCAGGGAAAACACTTTGCTACAACCTTCCAGTCCTGCAGACGATCGTCAATGATCCAGATGCAAGGGCGCTTTATATGTTTCCGACAAAAGCCTTGGCTCAGGACCAAAAAAGCGAAATCAATGAAATCATCCAGGAGTCCGGATTGGATATCAATTCCTATACATACGACGGGGATACACCAGCAAACATCCGGCAAAAGGTACGCAGGGCTGGGCATGTGGTTATAACAAACCCGGACATGCTACATTCGGCGATATTGCCACATCATACAAAATGGGTGTCTTTGTTTGAAAATTTAAAGTATGTGGTCATAGATGAACTTCATATTTACAGAGGGGTATTTGGCAGCCATGTAGCCAATGTCATTCGCCGCCTTAGCCGCATTTGCCGTTTTTATGGAAGTGACCCCATTTTTATCTGTACTTCTGCTACAATTGCAAATCCATTGGAACTCGCAGAAAAGCTTACAGAAAAGCCGATGAAACTCGTAGATAATAATGGAGCCCCGAGCGGGAAAAAACATTTTGTGTTTTACAATCCTCCTATTGTCAATAAACCGCTGAATATCAGAAGAAGCGCTACTCTCGAAGCGAGAAAGCTCGCAGGCGAACTTTTGAAAAATAAAATCCAGACCATTGTGTTTGCAAGAAGCAGAGTCAGAGTCGAGATCCTGCTGACTTACCTCCAGGAACTTGTAAAGCATAAATTGGGGCCTAAAGCCATTCGGGGGTATAGAGGCGGTTATCTGCCAACCCAAAGGCGGGAAATTGAAAAAGGACTTCGTTCAGGGGAGATTTATGGAGTTGTCAGCACAAATGCCCTTGAGCTTGGAGTGGACATCGGACAGCTGCAGGTTTGTGTCATGACCGGGTACCCCGGTACAATTGCCAGCTCATGGCAGCAGGCTGGACGTGCAGGCAGAAGGCATGGTGAATCGCTTGTCATCATGGTGGCAAGCTCCAATCCGCTCGATCAATATGTTATTCAAAACCCTGATTACTTTTTTAATAAAAGTCCTGAAACAGCCAGAATTAATCCAGATAATCTTATTATTCTGGTGGATCATATCAAGTGTGCAGCCTATGAGCTTCCTTTTAATGCCGGGGAACGTTTTGGTACCTTTGAAACTGAAGAGGTATTGGAATACCTGGCGGAAGAAAGGGTGCTTCATCAAAATGGAGATAAATTTTATTGGATGAAAGACTCATTTCCTGCCCATAACATCAGCCTCCGTTCAGCATCACAGGAAAATGTCGTTATAATCGATCAATCAGATATCGCGAATGTGAAAGTTATTGGCGAAATGGACCGCTTTTCCGCTATGACCCTTCTGCATGAAGAAGCAATCTATCTCCACCAGGGGACCCAGTTTCAGGTGGAAATGCTTGATTGGGAAGAGAAAAAGGCATTTGTCCGTGAAGTGGATGTAGACTATTTTACAGATGCCAACCTGGCAGTTGAGCTAAAGGTGCTGGAACAGGATAAACTCAGAACATCCACCATTGGGGAAGTGGGGTTTGGGGATGTAAGTGTAGTGGCAATGGCTACGATCTTTAAGAAAATTAAGTTTGAAACACATGAGAATATCGGATCCGGTCCAATAACACTTCCGGAAGAAGAACTTCATACAAGCTCAACCTGGCTTTCGTTTAACAAGGAATCCTTAAATTATAAGCAAGACTGGCTTGAGCAGGGACTCATCGGAACAGCACATGCGCTTAAACATATTGTACCGCTATTTGTTATGAGCGATCCTCAGGATGTTCATGTTGTCCCTCAAGTGAAAGCGGCCCATAATGAAAAGCCGACGATCTTTTTCTATGACAGGTATCCCGGCGGTGTAGGGTTAAGTGAGAAAATTTTTGGGGGAATAGAACATATCATGCACGAAACGATGGAAATGGTCAGCAGATGTTCATGTGACCATGGCTGTCCTTCCTGCATCGGAACAGATACTTCATCAGAAACGGCAAAAAAAGATGTAATCAGGATTCTTAGCTCTTTTAAAAATGGCGTTAATAGTGCGGGTGATAGAATTGTCCATTAA